The following are encoded in a window of Oncorhynchus mykiss isolate Arlee chromosome 11, USDA_OmykA_1.1, whole genome shotgun sequence genomic DNA:
- the LOC110536312 gene encoding myosin regulatory light chain 2, atrial isoform: MASKKAANKRQRGAQKSCSNVFSMFEQSQIQEFKEAFGCIDQDRDGVIKKQDLRETYGQLGKLNVKDEELDEMLNEGKGPINFTVFLSLFGEKLNGTDPEDTILAAFKLFDPNGTGFVNKDEFRRLLMNQADKFTADEVDQAFSVAPIDVAGNIDYKSLCYIITHGDEKEES; encoded by the exons ATG GCCAGTAAGAAGGCTGCTaataagagacagagaggagcccAGAAGAGCTGCTCCAATGTCTTCTCCATGTTCGAACAGTCCCAGATACAGGAGTTTAAGGAG GCCTTCGGCTGTATTGACCAAGACAGAGATGGTGTCATCAAAAAACAGGATCTGAGGGAAACCTATGGACAGCTAG GAAAGTTGAACGTAAAGGATGAGGAGCTGGATGAGATGTTGAACGAGGGGAAGGGTCCCATCAACTTCACCGTTTTCCTCTCTTTGTTTGGGGAGAAACTCAATG GCACAGACCCTGAGGACACCATCCTCGCAGCCTTCAAGCTCTTTGACCCAAACGGCACAGGCTTCGTCAACAAGGATGA gtttagACGATTATTGATGAACCAGGCTGATAAATTCACAGCAGATGAG GTGGATCAGGCCTTCTCTGTGGCTCCAATTGACGTGGCCGGCAACATCGACTACAAGTCACTGTGTTACATCATTACACACGGAGACGAGAAGGAGGAGTCCTAA